Proteins encoded within one genomic window of Azospirillaceae bacterium:
- a CDS encoding FIST N-terminal domain-containing protein encodes METAVAYTRIERSADAGRALGRDLRNTLAGPPDALVVFASPRYAHRELLEALCGECPAAVLVGASSSGEFTHDAQGEGMACVLALRSREMRFAAGVGRNISRNPAAAAAEMLAAFRGLSGYSPYRSALVLTDALAGYAHALLEELTLATAGQYQFFGGGAGDDAQFQRTVVFHGTEVLTDATVGLEILSPKPIGVGVGHGWEPASDAFRVTEADGLRLISLNGLPAVEAFQAHAERLGQVIDLQAPIPFFLHNILGIDTGTGYRLRVPLAIDADGAVHCASEIPTGSRVHIMRSTVQSSVVAAERAIEAALAGLGGAKPKAAMFFDCVATRLRMGQEFEAELATVKSRIEGAALVGCNTHGQIARADGQFEGFHNCTAVVCLLPG; translated from the coding sequence ATGGAAACCGCGGTCGCCTACACCAGGATAGAGAGGAGCGCCGACGCCGGGCGCGCCTTGGGGCGCGACCTCCGCAACACGTTGGCGGGGCCGCCCGATGCCCTGGTGGTGTTTGCCTCGCCACGGTATGCCCATCGGGAGCTGCTTGAAGCCTTGTGCGGCGAATGTCCTGCGGCGGTGCTCGTCGGCGCCTCGTCGTCGGGAGAGTTCACGCACGACGCGCAAGGCGAAGGCATGGCGTGCGTCCTGGCTCTCAGAAGCCGGGAAATGCGCTTTGCTGCCGGGGTGGGACGCAACATCAGCCGCAATCCGGCAGCGGCCGCTGCCGAAATGCTGGCGGCGTTCCGTGGGCTCTCGGGCTACAGTCCCTATCGTTCCGCCCTGGTGCTGACCGACGCCCTGGCCGGCTATGCCCACGCGTTGCTTGAAGAGTTGACGCTCGCAACGGCGGGCCAGTACCAGTTCTTCGGTGGCGGCGCCGGGGATGACGCGCAATTCCAGCGCACGGTGGTGTTCCATGGCACCGAGGTGCTGACCGATGCCACCGTCGGGCTGGAGATCCTGTCGCCGAAGCCGATAGGTGTCGGAGTTGGCCATGGCTGGGAACCCGCCAGCGATGCCTTTCGCGTGACGGAGGCGGACGGCCTGCGCTTGATCAGCCTCAACGGCCTGCCGGCTGTCGAGGCCTTCCAGGCGCACGCGGAGCGGCTCGGGCAGGTGATCGACCTGCAGGCGCCGATCCCGTTCTTCCTCCATAACATCCTTGGTATCGATACCGGGACCGGTTACCGCCTCCGCGTTCCGCTGGCAATCGATGCCGACGGAGCGGTGCATTGCGCCTCGGAGATCCCGACTGGCAGCCGCGTCCACATCATGCGCAGCACCGTACAGTCGAGCGTCGTGGCCGCCGAGCGTGCCATCGAGGCGGCTCTGGCCGGCCTCGGTGGCGCCAAGCCGAAGGCTGCGATGTTCTTTGATTGTGTCGCGACCCGACTGCGCATGGGGCAGGAGTTCGAGGCCGAGCTCGCAACGGTCAAGTCACGGATCGAAGGGGCGGCGCTGGTCGGCTGCAACACCCACGGACAGATCGCGAGGGCGGATGGCCAGTTCGAGGGCTTCCACAACTGCACCGCAGTCGTCTGCCTTCTGCCGGGGTGA
- the nhaA gene encoding Na+/H+ antiporter NhaA encodes MTSSITRQGRPLSLLRGFLDSEASGGLILMAAAVLALVVANSPLADAYFGALHVHVLGLSIEHWVNDGLMAVFFLVVGLEIKREALDGQLSTWSRRILPGVAAAGGMLVPALVYVAFNLETPGTLAGWAIPAATDIAFALGVLSLLGPRVPVSLKVFLTALAILDDLGAVVVIAIFYTADLSLAWLGLTGLILACLAGLNRLRVERLWPYLALGAVLWACVLQSGVHATLAGVAVALTVPMRPAPGRPDDPGSPLHRLEHGLHRWVAFLVIPIFGFANAGVSLSGVDAAVLTSPVPLGIALGLFVGKQVGIFGAVWGLVRLGLADVPAGATMAQVYGVAVLCGIGFTMSLFIGALAFPGRPELVDAVKLGVLGGSILSGLAGWAVLRVAPRECVPAPSRQTG; translated from the coding sequence ATGACGTCCAGCATCACCAGACAAGGACGCCCCCTCTCCCTGCTCCGGGGTTTCCTGGACAGCGAGGCGTCGGGCGGCCTGATCCTCATGGCTGCCGCGGTGCTGGCCCTGGTGGTCGCCAATTCGCCTTTGGCGGATGCCTATTTCGGAGCCCTGCACGTCCACGTGCTCGGGCTGAGCATCGAGCACTGGGTCAACGACGGGTTGATGGCCGTCTTCTTCCTGGTGGTCGGGTTGGAAATCAAGCGCGAGGCCCTTGACGGACAGCTCTCGACCTGGTCCCGCCGGATCCTGCCCGGAGTTGCGGCGGCCGGCGGTATGCTGGTGCCGGCCCTTGTCTATGTCGCCTTCAACCTGGAAACACCTGGAACCCTGGCCGGCTGGGCCATCCCCGCGGCCACGGACATCGCCTTCGCGCTTGGCGTCCTGTCACTGCTGGGGCCCCGTGTGCCGGTCTCGCTGAAGGTGTTCCTGACGGCCCTGGCGATTCTCGATGATCTCGGCGCGGTGGTGGTCATCGCCATTTTCTACACCGCCGATCTGTCCTTGGCTTGGCTCGGGCTGACGGGTCTGATCCTGGCATGCCTCGCCGGGCTGAACCGCCTGCGTGTGGAGCGGCTGTGGCCATACCTGGCGCTTGGTGCCGTTCTGTGGGCATGCGTCCTGCAATCCGGTGTCCATGCCACACTGGCCGGTGTGGCCGTGGCCCTTACGGTTCCGATGCGCCCGGCCCCTGGCCGCCCCGACGACCCCGGCTCCCCGCTGCACCGGCTGGAGCATGGCCTGCATCGTTGGGTCGCCTTCCTTGTGATCCCAATCTTCGGTTTCGCCAACGCGGGCGTTTCCCTTTCCGGGGTGGATGCCGCGGTGCTCACGAGCCCGGTGCCGCTGGGCATCGCACTCGGCCTGTTCGTCGGCAAGCAGGTGGGAATTTTCGGCGCCGTCTGGGGATTGGTCCGGCTCGGCCTGGCCGATGTCCCGGCCGGAGCGACCATGGCCCAGGTCTACGGAGTCGCGGTTCTGTGCGGCATCGGCTTCACCATGAGCCTGTTCATCGGTGCCCTGGCGTTCCCCGGACGGCCCGAGCTTGTGGACGCGGTCAAGTTGGGTGTGCTCGGCGGATCAATTCTGTCGGGCTTGGCGGGATGGGCGGTCTTGAGGGTGGCACCAAGGGAGTGTGTGCCGGCGCCCAGCCGGCAGACCGGTTGA
- a CDS encoding FMN-binding negative transcriptional regulator yields MYVPKPFVETRTDVLHAAIRGTGLATLVTLNGSGLVASHMPMILDDTVSETAPLGRLFAHVARPNPQWRDPSAEVEALAIFMGPDADISPNWYPSKAETGRAVPTWNDTAVHAYGPLRIIDDEDGLRDVISRLTDRHEGGRPKPWRVEDAPEDDLRPLLRGIVGLEMRITRLEGATKMSQNKSATDHAGVVQGLRAEGTHNAEAVAAVMEATAPARV; encoded by the coding sequence ATGTATGTGCCGAAACCCTTTGTCGAAACCCGGACCGATGTCCTGCACGCGGCCATTCGCGGAACCGGTCTCGCCACCCTGGTGACTCTCAACGGCAGCGGGCTGGTGGCGAGCCACATGCCGATGATTCTGGACGATACGGTTTCCGAGACGGCCCCCCTCGGCCGCCTGTTCGCCCACGTGGCCCGCCCCAATCCGCAGTGGCGCGATCCGTCGGCGGAGGTCGAGGCGTTGGCGATCTTCATGGGGCCGGATGCCGACATCTCGCCCAACTGGTACCCGTCCAAGGCCGAAACCGGACGGGCGGTGCCGACTTGGAACGACACGGCCGTGCATGCCTATGGCCCGCTGCGGATCATCGACGACGAGGATGGCCTGCGCGACGTCATCTCCCGCCTGACCGACAGGCACGAGGGCGGCCGGCCGAAGCCCTGGCGGGTGGAGGATGCGCCGGAGGACGACCTGCGCCCCTTGCTGAGGGGCATCGTCGGCCTGGAGATGCGGATCACACGCCTGGAAGGCGCCACCAAAATGAGCCAGAACAAATCGGCCACGGACCACGCCGGTGTGGTGCAGGGGCTTCGCGCCGAAGGCACCCACAACGCCGAAGCCGTGGCGGCGGTGATGGAAGCCACCGCACCGGCCAGGGTCTAG
- a CDS encoding RNA methyltransferase: protein MQAVRALFAAAPESVLRLYFDARTAPHAGDLSRAMAQTRRPYRLVEPEELAKLAGSVHHGGIVAVAKPRPIPDLDPVAALDWAADGAPLLVLDGIGNPHNLGAIARTAAFFGLPRIILSDHPAQAMPSDSAYRVSEGGLFVVGVWRARGLADTLRILRERYLVVGTALERGRPFERFPAGPKPIALVLGNEETGIPATTLDACNAVVRIPGAGAVQSLNVSASAAVLAWELARRRGGPSL, encoded by the coding sequence ATGCAGGCGGTCCGGGCCCTGTTCGCGGCGGCTCCCGAATCGGTGCTGCGCCTTTACTTCGACGCGCGCACCGCCCCGCATGCCGGCGACCTGTCCCGTGCGATGGCGCAGACGCGCCGCCCCTACCGTCTGGTCGAGCCCGAAGAACTGGCCAAGCTGGCGGGGAGCGTCCATCACGGCGGCATTGTGGCCGTGGCAAAGCCTCGCCCGATCCCCGACCTGGATCCCGTGGCCGCGCTGGACTGGGCTGCGGACGGGGCGCCGCTTCTGGTGCTGGACGGCATTGGCAATCCCCACAATCTGGGGGCCATTGCGCGCACGGCGGCCTTTTTCGGCCTGCCCCGCATCATCCTGTCCGACCATCCCGCCCAAGCCATGCCGTCGGACTCCGCCTACCGGGTGTCCGAGGGCGGCCTGTTCGTCGTAGGGGTCTGGCGTGCCCGCGGCTTGGCCGACACGTTGCGCATCCTGCGGGAGCGCTACCTGGTGGTCGGAACGGCGTTGGAGCGTGGACGGCCGTTCGAGCGGTTTCCCGCCGGGCCGAAGCCGATCGCCCTCGTGCTGGGCAACGAGGAAACGGGGATACCGGCCACCACCCTGGATGCGTGCAATGCCGTGGTGCGAATTCCGGGGGCCGGGGCCGTGCAGTCGCTCAACGTGTCGGCGAGCGCGGCCGTACTGGCGTGGGAGTTGGCCCGCCGACGTGGCGGGCCGTCCCTTTAG
- the pip gene encoding prolyl aminopeptidase, with protein sequence MARSELFPPIEPYETGLLKVDPIHTLYWEQCGNPAGVPVVFLHGGPGAGASPAHRRFFDPAHYRIVILDQRGAGRSTPLGETRANTIWDLVADLERLRTHLGIGRWHVFGGSWGSTLALAYAQTHPDRVIGLIVRGIFLMRRMEIDWFLHGARMVFPDAWERFAGFLPPEERGDLLEGYWRRLNDPDPAVQAEAAKIWSIYEGTCSTLLPNPDMVAASGEDVLALGLARLEAHYFRNNLFDPDDLLLRNVDRIRRTPGIIIQGRYDVVCPAISAWELHRRWPEAEFQMVPDAGHAAMDPGIRAALVAATERFKVLRP encoded by the coding sequence ATGGCGCGCAGCGAATTGTTCCCGCCGATCGAGCCGTACGAGACCGGCCTCCTCAAGGTCGATCCCATCCACACCCTGTACTGGGAGCAGTGCGGCAATCCCGCGGGTGTGCCGGTGGTGTTCCTGCATGGCGGGCCGGGGGCGGGGGCCTCGCCGGCCCACCGCCGCTTCTTCGACCCCGCGCATTACCGCATCGTCATCCTGGACCAGCGGGGTGCAGGGCGGTCGACCCCGCTGGGCGAAACCCGTGCCAACACCATTTGGGATCTGGTCGCCGACCTGGAGCGGCTGCGCACGCATCTCGGCATCGGGCGTTGGCACGTCTTCGGCGGCTCCTGGGGATCGACGCTGGCACTGGCCTATGCCCAGACCCATCCGGACCGGGTGATCGGGCTGATCGTGCGCGGCATCTTCCTGATGCGCCGGATGGAGATTGACTGGTTCCTTCATGGCGCGCGGATGGTTTTCCCCGATGCGTGGGAGCGCTTCGCCGGGTTCCTGCCGCCCGAGGAACGCGGCGATCTGCTGGAGGGCTACTGGCGCCGGCTGAACGACCCCGATCCCGCCGTGCAGGCCGAGGCGGCCAAAATCTGGAGCATCTACGAGGGCACCTGCTCGACCCTGCTGCCCAACCCCGACATGGTGGCGGCGTCGGGCGAGGACGTGTTGGCACTGGGACTGGCGCGGCTGGAGGCGCACTACTTCCGCAACAACCTGTTCGACCCGGACGACCTGTTGCTGCGCAATGTGGACCGGATCCGCAGGACCCCGGGCATCATCATCCAAGGCCGGTACGACGTCGTCTGTCCCGCGATCTCCGCTTGGGAGCTCCATCGTCGCTGGCCCGAGGCCGAGTTCCAGATGGTGCCCGATGCGGGGCACGCCGCCATGGATCCCGGTATCCGCGCGGCCCTGGTGGCCGCCACGGAACGTTTCAAGGTGCTGAGACCCTGA